A window of Pedococcus aerophilus contains these coding sequences:
- the murC gene encoding UDP-N-acetylmuramate--L-alanine ligase — MNGANERFDFTEPVPPLEDLGAVHFIAIGGAGMSGVARVMLARGCTVSGSDAKESPVLTALGAEGATVHVGHDESHLDGAGTVVISSAIRESNLELAAARRRGLRVLHRSQALASTMAGSRRVAVAGANGKTTTTSMLTVALQHCGIDPSFAAGGELAKHGTNAHWGTGDVFVAEADESDGSFLVYRPEVGVVTNVQPDHLDFYGTFERVQAAYSDFAASIEPGGLLVACHDDEGSRALALAARADGVRVLTYGFDPASDVILRDEVARGLMSRVTLTGPDGVDRALRINIPGRHNLLNAAAAYTVAVEGLGQDPTRVLDGLFGFTGTRRRFELKGSAAGVTVVDDYAHNPGKVAAVVSTAAELVGDRGRLVVVFQPHLYSRTRDFAEAFARALAPADLVLLMEIYGAREDPVPGVSSALVADAVTAVDPAADVRVVPSWSAVADTVAGLVTPGDLVLTVGAGDVTMIGPEILRALGRP; from the coding sequence GCCCGTGGGTGCACCGTCTCCGGGTCCGACGCCAAGGAGTCGCCGGTCCTCACCGCGCTCGGCGCCGAGGGGGCCACGGTCCACGTCGGCCACGACGAGTCCCACCTCGACGGCGCCGGCACCGTCGTCATCTCCTCGGCCATCCGCGAGAGCAACCTCGAGCTCGCCGCCGCCCGGCGGCGCGGCCTGCGCGTCCTGCACCGCTCGCAGGCGCTGGCCAGCACGATGGCGGGCTCGCGCCGGGTCGCGGTGGCCGGGGCGAACGGCAAGACGACCACCACGTCGATGCTCACGGTCGCCTTGCAGCACTGCGGGATCGACCCGTCGTTCGCCGCCGGGGGAGAGCTGGCCAAGCACGGCACCAACGCGCACTGGGGGACCGGTGACGTCTTCGTCGCCGAGGCCGACGAGAGCGACGGCTCGTTCCTCGTCTACCGCCCCGAGGTCGGGGTCGTGACGAACGTCCAGCCCGACCACCTCGACTTCTACGGCACGTTCGAGCGGGTGCAGGCCGCCTACTCCGACTTCGCCGCCTCCATCGAGCCGGGCGGACTGCTCGTCGCCTGCCACGACGACGAGGGGTCCCGCGCCCTGGCCCTCGCTGCCCGTGCCGATGGGGTCCGGGTCCTCACCTACGGCTTCGACCCCGCCTCCGACGTGATCCTGCGGGACGAGGTCGCCCGCGGGCTGATGAGCCGGGTCACCCTGACCGGCCCGGACGGCGTGGACCGCGCGCTGCGGATCAACATCCCCGGTCGGCACAACCTGCTCAACGCCGCAGCGGCCTACACCGTCGCCGTCGAAGGGCTCGGGCAGGACCCGACCCGTGTCCTCGACGGGTTGTTCGGGTTCACCGGCACCCGGCGGCGCTTCGAGCTCAAGGGCTCCGCAGCAGGGGTCACCGTCGTCGACGACTACGCCCACAACCCCGGCAAGGTCGCTGCAGTCGTGAGCACCGCGGCCGAGCTCGTCGGGGACAGGGGCCGGCTCGTCGTGGTCTTCCAGCCCCACCTCTACTCGCGCACCCGCGACTTCGCCGAGGCCTTCGCCCGGGCCCTGGCCCCGGCCGACCTCGTCCTGCTCATGGAGATCTACGGCGCCCGCGAGGACCCCGTGCCGGGTGTCTCCTCGGCCCTGGTGGCCGACGCCGTCACCGCGGTCGACCCCGCGGCCGACGTCCGGGTGGTGCCCTCCTGGTCGGCGGTCGCCGACACCGTCGCCGGGCTCGTCACGCCGGGGGACCTGGTCCTCACCGTCGGCGCCGGCGACGTCACGATGATCGGCCCGGAGATCCTGCGGGCCCTCGGGCGACCGTGA
- a CDS encoding cell division protein FtsQ/DivIB gives MPTGLASSAARFQRRAQDVRRRPVRLVAYAAGALLVVGLLVWVVAFSPLLAVRTVEVVGVPSSEVAPIRALARVPLGQPLARVDQDLVAARVAERATVADVSIERSWPGTLVIHASPRVPFLVVKNPQGQLKVVDAEGVAYAQVSAAPKGVPTVNAASEAALSRDALAAAVSVVKVLPVGVQHRVGNVTVSSANLVTLKLGKTTVIWGGVGEPERKLAIMTALLRSSPKVIDVSAPDTPVTR, from the coding sequence GTGCCCACCGGGCTGGCCTCCTCGGCGGCGAGGTTCCAGCGCCGCGCCCAGGACGTCCGGCGACGCCCGGTGCGCCTGGTCGCGTATGCCGCCGGAGCCCTCCTCGTCGTCGGCCTGCTCGTCTGGGTGGTGGCCTTCAGCCCCCTGCTCGCGGTGCGCACCGTCGAGGTGGTCGGGGTGCCCAGCTCGGAGGTGGCGCCGATCCGCGCCCTGGCCCGCGTGCCCCTCGGGCAGCCGCTGGCCCGGGTCGACCAGGACCTCGTCGCCGCCCGCGTGGCCGAACGTGCGACGGTGGCCGATGTGTCCATCGAGCGCTCCTGGCCGGGCACGTTGGTCATCCACGCCAGCCCGCGGGTGCCCTTCCTCGTGGTCAAGAACCCTCAAGGTCAACTGAAGGTTGTGGATGCCGAGGGGGTCGCGTACGCCCAGGTGAGTGCTGCCCCGAAGGGGGTTCCGACCGTGAACGCCGCCAGCGAGGCCGCCCTGTCACGCGACGCCCTGGCGGCGGCCGTCAGTGTCGTCAAGGTGCTTCCGGTGGGTGTGCAGCACCGGGTCGGCAACGTCACGGTGAGCAGCGCCAACCTCGTCACCCTCAAGCTGGGGAAGACGACCGTGATCTGGGGCGGAGTGGGCGAACCGGAGCGCAAGCTGGCGATCATGACTGCCCTGCTGCGGTCCTCGCCGAAGGTCATCGACGTGAGTGCTCCCGACACCCCGGTCACCCGCTGA
- the ftsZ gene encoding cell division protein FtsZ, with the protein MAAPQNYLAVIKVVGIGGGGVNAINRMIEVGLKGVEFIAINTDAQALLMSDADVKLDVGRELTRGLGAGADPEVGKKAAEDHAEEIEEVLKGADMVFVTAGEGGGTGTGGAPVVAKIARGLGALTIGVVTRPFTFEGRRRANQAETGISNLREEVDTLIVIPNDRLLSISDRAVSMLDAFRSADQVLLSGVQGITDLITTPGLINLDFADVKSVMQGAGSALMGIGSARGDDRAVQAAELAISSPLLEASIDGAHGVLLSIQGGSDLGLFEINEAARLVQEAAHPEANIIFGAVIDDALGDEVRVTVIAAGFDGGAPLKRDNDRAIGQVQGTSRPAPQSAPAPAPQAAQPAPVQQPAPAAQPQAQPHREQPNPMFQPSQPAAPTQEPAAPREPAGRPPRTVTFDEGDDLDVPDFLK; encoded by the coding sequence GTGGCAGCACCACAGAACTACTTGGCCGTCATCAAGGTCGTCGGCATCGGCGGAGGTGGCGTCAACGCCATCAACCGCATGATCGAGGTCGGCCTCAAGGGCGTCGAGTTCATCGCCATCAACACCGACGCCCAGGCGTTGCTGATGAGCGACGCCGACGTCAAGCTCGACGTCGGCCGTGAGCTGACCCGTGGGCTCGGCGCCGGCGCCGACCCCGAGGTCGGCAAGAAGGCCGCGGAGGACCACGCGGAGGAGATCGAGGAGGTCCTCAAGGGGGCCGACATGGTCTTCGTCACCGCGGGCGAGGGCGGCGGCACGGGCACCGGTGGCGCCCCGGTCGTGGCCAAGATCGCCCGGGGCCTCGGCGCCCTGACGATCGGTGTCGTCACGCGTCCCTTCACCTTCGAGGGCCGTCGTCGCGCCAACCAGGCCGAGACCGGCATCAGCAACCTGCGCGAGGAGGTCGACACCCTCATCGTCATCCCGAACGACCGGCTCCTGTCGATCAGCGACCGCGCGGTGAGCATGCTCGACGCCTTCCGCTCCGCCGACCAGGTGCTGCTGTCCGGTGTCCAGGGCATCACCGACCTCATCACCACACCGGGTCTGATCAACCTCGACTTCGCCGACGTCAAGTCCGTCATGCAGGGCGCCGGTTCGGCCCTGATGGGCATCGGCTCCGCCCGCGGTGACGACCGCGCGGTGCAGGCCGCCGAGCTCGCGATCTCCAGCCCGCTGCTCGAGGCCAGCATCGACGGCGCCCACGGCGTCCTGCTGTCCATCCAGGGCGGTAGCGACCTCGGGCTCTTCGAGATCAACGAGGCAGCCCGACTGGTCCAGGAGGCTGCCCACCCCGAAGCCAACATCATCTTCGGTGCGGTCATAGACGACGCCCTCGGTGACGAGGTGCGGGTGACGGTCATCGCCGCCGGTTTCGACGGCGGCGCTCCGCTCAAGCGCGACAACGACCGCGCCATCGGTCAGGTGCAGGGCACCTCCCGCCCGGCTCCCCAGTCGGCACCCGCCCCGGCACCGCAGGCGGCCCAGCCCGCCCCGGTGCAGCAGCCGGCGCCGGCGGCCCAGCCCCAGGCGCAGCCGCACCGCGAGCAGCCGAACCCGATGTTCCAGCCGTCCCAGCCCGCGGCGCCGACCCAGGAGCCGGCCGCCCCGCGCGAGCCGGCCGGGCGTCCGCCCCGGACGGTCACCTTCGACGAGGGCGACGACCTCGACGTGCCGGACTTCCTCAAGTAG
- the pgeF gene encoding peptidoglycan editing factor PgeF yields MFFARGRSGPVQWGFTDRQGGVSAGDFGSLNLGGHVGDDPDAVEANRSRVAQAVGVERDHLLFLQQCHGNDVLLVDGPWGPEGSPPADGVVTTTPGLALAALVADCTPVLLADPEAGVVAAVHAGRPGMTARIVDVAVDRMRDLGARRLLAVVGPSVCGRCYEVPLEMRSAAADVAPESAAVSWVGTPAIDVASGVVAQLHAKDVAVQWISGCAREESSLYSYRRDGRTGRFAGVVVLDAA; encoded by the coding sequence GTGTTCTTCGCGCGTGGTCGGTCCGGTCCGGTGCAGTGGGGTTTCACCGATCGTCAGGGCGGCGTCAGCGCCGGCGACTTCGGGTCGCTCAACCTCGGCGGCCACGTCGGCGACGACCCCGACGCGGTCGAGGCCAACCGGTCCCGCGTGGCGCAGGCCGTCGGCGTCGAGCGCGACCACCTGCTCTTCCTCCAGCAGTGCCACGGCAACGACGTCCTGCTCGTCGACGGACCCTGGGGCCCGGAGGGCTCGCCGCCTGCGGACGGGGTCGTGACCACGACACCCGGCCTGGCGCTGGCTGCCCTGGTCGCCGACTGCACCCCGGTGCTGCTCGCGGACCCCGAGGCCGGGGTGGTCGCCGCCGTGCACGCAGGACGTCCGGGCATGACCGCACGCATCGTCGACGTCGCCGTCGACCGGATGCGCGACCTCGGTGCCAGGCGGCTCCTCGCAGTCGTGGGGCCGTCGGTGTGCGGGCGCTGCTACGAGGTGCCGCTGGAGATGCGTTCGGCGGCTGCCGACGTGGCGCCGGAGTCGGCCGCGGTGTCGTGGGTGGGCACCCCTGCGATCGACGTCGCCTCCGGCGTCGTGGCGCAGCTGCACGCGAAAGACGTTGCCGTGCAGTGGATCTCGGGATGTGCCCGGGAAGAGTCCTCCCTCTACTCGTACCGTCGGGACGGGCGGACCGGCCGGTTCGCCGGCGTCGTCGTGCTGGACGCGGCATGA